A window of the Dioscorea cayenensis subsp. rotundata cultivar TDr96_F1 chromosome 14, TDr96_F1_v2_PseudoChromosome.rev07_lg8_w22 25.fasta, whole genome shotgun sequence genome harbors these coding sequences:
- the LOC120275290 gene encoding 21 kDa protein-like translates to MKMKSSIITLVVAALLVCISAGRHTPATDFVKSSCRSTTYPELCVECLSAYAPALHRNPRQLAHAALSVSVDRASAASTFVARVSASHGSGPTRSREAGAIRDCFETMSDSLDQLRKSMKEMGKMSKSNNKRGFEWHLSNLQTWVSAALTDQSTCMDGLAEDGIRSSRVRASIRKKVLDVAHVTSNALALINKIKPGT, encoded by the coding sequence atgaagatgaagagcaGCATCATAACACTAGTGGTAGCAGCACTGCTGGTCTGCATCTCCGCCGGTAGACATACCCCTGCAACGGACTTCGTCAAAAGTTCATGCCGTTCCACGACATACCCAGAGCTGTGCGTCGAGTGCTTGTCAGCCTACGCACCGGCGCTGCACCGGAACCCACGGCAGCTGGCTCATGCAGCTCTTTCGGTCAGCGTGGACCGTGCGAGCGCCGCGTCAACCTTTGTGGCGCGGGTCTCAGCGTCACACGGCTCCGGACCAACACGGTCACGAGAAGCCGGTGCCATCCGAGACTGCTTTGAAACCATGTCGGACAGCCTTGACCAGCTGAGAAAGTCAATGAAGGAGATGGGGAAGATGTCCAAGTCCAACAACAAGAGAGGGTTTGAGTGGCATCTGAGCAACTTGCAGACTTGGGTGAGCGCTGCGTTGACCGACCAAAGCACTTGCATGGATGGCTTGGCTGAGGACGGTATTAGAAGTAGCAGAGTGCGTGCTTCCATTAGAAAGAAGGTGCTTGATGTTGCCCATGTCACTAGCAACGCACTTGCTCTCATCAACAAGATCAAGCCTGGAACCTAA
- the LOC120276543 gene encoding UNC93-like protein 1 produces MGWGSGAGGAMKEEEEINGEHHTLQTPPAGKFRLNSPLVQVCLIGLVCFCCPGMFNALSGMGGGGQVNHDAANNANTALYTTFAIFGVLGGGIYNVLGPRLTLLSGCSTYVLYAGSFLYYNHYQHQLFAIIAGAILGIGAGLLWAGQGAIMTSYPPATRKGTYISIFWSIFNMGGVIGGLIPFSLNYNRTTAVSVNDGTYIAFMAFMLAGAVLSLAILPPRQVVRDDGSRATNVKYSSVSKESVEILKLFTNWKMLLMVPASWASNFFYSYQFNNVNGLLFNLRTSGLNNVFYWGAQMIGSASIGYVLDFSFKRRRVRGFVGIGLVALLSTGIWAGGLANQLRYKDGNWPDKLDFKTSGSKYAGPFVLYFFYGFLDAIFQTLCYWVIGALANDSETLSRYSGFYKGVQSAGAAVAWQVDTHKVHLVTQLVVNWCLTTVSYPLLVLLVILAVKDEDTAVVAGKDEEKQPVPAAKPSGDASSLTVDPAN; encoded by the exons ATGGGGTGGGGATCCGGCGCCGGAGGAGCcatgaaagaagaagaggagattaaCGGAGAGCATCATACACTCCAAACACCGCCGGCGGGGAAGTTCCGATTGAACTCACCATTAGTTCAAGTATGTCTCATTGGATTAGTATGCTTCTGCTGCCCGGGCATGTTCAACGCTCTCTCCGGCATGGGCGGTGGCGGCCAAGTCAACCACGACGCCGCTAACAACGCTAACACCGCCCTTTACACCACCTTCGCCATCTTCGGCGTCCTTGGCGGCGGCATCTACAACGTCCTTGGTCCTCGCCTCACACTCCTCTCCGGTTGCTCCACTTACGTTCTCTACGCCGGATCTTTCCTCTATTACAACCACTACCAGCATCAACTCTTCGCCATCATCGCCGGTGCCATCCTCGGCATCGGCGCAGGGCTTCTCTGGGCTGGACAAGGCGCTATCATGACATCATACCCTCCGGCGACTCGCAAAGGCACTTACATCTCAATTTTCTGGAGCATCTTCAACATGGGCGGCGTCATCGGCGGGCTCATCCCTTTCTCTCTCAACTACAACCGGACCACCGCCGTCTCCGTCAACGATGGCACTTACATCGccttcatggctttcatgttgGCCGGTGCTGTTCTCTCCTTGGCCATCCTGCCACCGAGGCAAGTGGTCCGTGATGATGGTTCAAGGGCGACCAACGTGAAGTACTCGAGTGTGAGCAAAGAGTCAGTTGAAATCCTGAAACTGTTCACAAACTGGAAGATGCTTCTGATGGTGCCGGCGTCATGGGCTAGTAACTTCTTTTATAGCTACCAATTCAACAATGTCAATGGATTACTGTTCAACCTCAGGACTAGTGGTCTTAACAATGTTTTCTATTGGGGTGCTCAGATGATTGGTTCTGCTTCCATTGGTTATGTTCTTGATTTCTCATTCAAGAGGAGGAGGGTCAGAGGTTTTGTTGGGATTGGTTTGGTGGCTTTGCTTTCCACTGGGATTTGGGCTGGTGGTCTTGCCAACCAGTTGAGGTACAAGGATGGTAATTGGCCGGATAAGCTTGATTTCAAAACCTCTGGTTCTAAGTATGCTGGTCCTTTTGTTCTCTactttttttatggattcttaGATGCCATCTTTCAGACCCTTTGTTATTGGGTCATTGGAGCACTTGCCAATGATTCTGAGACACTCAGCAG GTATAGTGGGTTTTATAAGGGTGTGCAGAGTGCTGGAGCTGCAGTGGCTTGGCAAGTGGATACGCATAAAGTTCATCTGGTGACTCAATTGGTGGTGAATTGGTGTCTTACCACAGTGAGTTATCCTTTGTTGGTTCTGCTTGTGATTTTGGCTGTGAAGGATGAGGATACTGCTGTTGTTGCTGGTAAGGATGAAGAGAAGCAGCCTGTGCCTGCTGCTAAACCATCTGGTGATGCTTCTTCTTTAACTGTAGACCCTGCCAATTAA